A part of Flavobacteriaceae bacterium GSB9 genomic DNA contains:
- a CDS encoding L-fucose/L-arabinose isomerase family protein has translation MPKEALSIGVIIGNRDFFPDSLVEKARTEIIEVFGKLNINPILLETTDTKLGGVETYKDSQKCAELFKKHSEELAGVLVLLPNFGDERGVADTLKLANLNVPVLIQAYPDELSKMNVANRRDSWCGKISVCNNLYQYGIKYSLTSQHVSFPSEEAFQKNLKDFLAVCRVVKGLKNIRIGAIGARPGAFNTVRFSEKILQRNGITVVTADLSEILGKAEKLSKDDASVKQHIESINAYAPKGKTPDAAMIQMAKLDVVLKEYVEEYQLDATAIQCWTSLQQNYGCNVCTSMSIMSENMLPSACEVDVTGTLSMYAMQLASGSPSALVDWNNNYANDPEKCVLFHCGNWAKSFLPDIEISNAPILGTSVGVENTYGALDGRTPAMPLTYGRISTDDPKGIIKAYFGEGELTDDPLNTFGNRAVAQIGDLQGLMNHVCRNGFEHHVVMNASKTGAILEEALGNYMGWEIYNHKG, from the coding sequence ATGCCAAAAGAAGCATTAAGCATTGGAGTAATAATCGGAAATCGCGATTTTTTCCCAGATAGTTTAGTTGAAAAAGCCAGAACAGAAATTATCGAAGTTTTTGGAAAATTGAACATTAATCCCATTTTGTTGGAAACGACAGATACAAAGTTGGGTGGTGTTGAAACGTACAAGGATTCTCAAAAGTGTGCCGAACTGTTTAAAAAACACAGCGAAGAATTGGCAGGTGTTTTAGTGTTATTGCCCAACTTTGGAGATGAAAGAGGTGTGGCCGATACTTTAAAATTGGCTAATTTAAACGTGCCTGTTTTAATTCAGGCCTACCCAGACGAATTGTCTAAAATGAATGTGGCTAACCGTCGCGATTCATGGTGTGGTAAAATTTCAGTTTGCAATAACTTGTATCAATACGGGATAAAATATTCATTAACAAGTCAGCATGTGTCATTTCCTTCAGAGGAAGCATTTCAAAAAAATTTAAAAGACTTTTTAGCTGTTTGCCGCGTTGTAAAAGGATTGAAAAATATTAGAATTGGAGCTATCGGGGCACGTCCAGGCGCATTTAATACGGTACGTTTTTCAGAAAAAATATTACAAAGAAATGGCATTACTGTAGTAACTGCTGATTTATCTGAAATTCTTGGAAAGGCAGAAAAGCTTTCAAAAGACGATGCCTCGGTAAAACAACATATCGAATCCATAAATGCTTATGCGCCAAAGGGTAAAACGCCAGATGCTGCAATGATTCAAATGGCAAAACTGGATGTGGTTTTAAAAGAGTATGTTGAGGAATATCAATTGGATGCCACAGCAATTCAATGTTGGACGTCGTTACAGCAAAATTATGGATGCAACGTGTGTACCAGCATGAGTATCATGTCTGAAAACATGTTGCCATCGGCTTGTGAGGTTGACGTAACAGGTACTTTGAGTATGTACGCCATGCAATTGGCTTCGGGTTCACCAAGTGCCTTGGTAGACTGGAACAACAACTACGCTAACGACCCAGAAAAATGTGTGCTTTTCCATTGCGGAAACTGGGCAAAATCATTCTTGCCGGATATCGAGATAAGTAATGCGCCCATTTTAGGAACCTCGGTAGGTGTTGAAAACACTTACGGAGCGTTGGACGGACGAACTCCTGCCATGCCTTTGACCTATGGAAGAATAAGTACCGATGACCCCAAAGGTATTATTAAAGCTTATTTTGGAGAAGGTGAATTGACCGATGACCCTTTAAACACTTTTGGTAACCGAGCGGTTGCGCAAATAGGAGATTTACAAGGTTTGATGAACCATGTTTGCCGAAACGGTTTTGAACACCATGTGGTAATGAATGCTTCAAAAACAGGAGCTATTCTTGAGGAGGCGCTAGGTAACTATATGGGTTGGGAAATATACAACCATAAAGGATAA
- a CDS encoding DeoR/GlpR family DNA-binding transcription regulator, with protein sequence MALLPNKRREKIIELLNEDGSAKVVDLAKLFKVTEVTIRQDLEKLESKGLIIREHGGAFLKDIEDSVKNFSLVNQENLELKEAIALKCLDFIESGDTIILDSGSTTTEIAKKLKGYTNLTVITNALNIALMLGTEPGIDVIMTGGEFKPPTLSLTGQKAADFFEGLNVQKLFLATAGISLKSGLTYPSISDLVVKKAMIDAAEITYLVADSTKIGKTALASLGALSLIDYLITDFTIKVEDKNVFKRHEIEVVIA encoded by the coding sequence ATGGCTTTGTTACCTAATAAAAGAAGAGAAAAAATAATTGAACTACTGAACGAAGATGGTTCTGCAAAAGTTGTGGATTTAGCCAAGTTATTCAAGGTTACAGAAGTGACTATTAGGCAAGATTTAGAGAAACTAGAATCTAAAGGTTTGATAATCAGAGAGCATGGAGGGGCGTTTCTAAAGGATATTGAAGATAGTGTAAAGAACTTTTCATTAGTTAATCAAGAGAATTTAGAGCTCAAAGAAGCCATAGCTTTAAAGTGTTTGGATTTTATTGAAAGTGGCGATACCATTATTTTAGATTCAGGAAGTACTACAACAGAAATAGCAAAAAAGTTAAAGGGGTATACTAACTTAACCGTGATAACCAATGCCTTAAATATTGCATTGATGTTGGGTACAGAACCGGGCATTGATGTTATAATGACTGGCGGTGAATTTAAGCCGCCAACCTTATCACTAACAGGGCAAAAAGCAGCCGATTTTTTTGAGGGGTTAAATGTTCAGAAGTTGTTTTTAGCCACTGCCGGAATATCGCTCAAATCAGGGTTAACCTACCCCAGTATCAGCGATTTGGTGGTAAAGAAAGCAATGATTGATGCTGCAGAAATAACGTATTTGGTTGCAGACAGTACCAAAATAGGCAAAACAGCTTTGGCCAGTCTTGGTGCCTTGTCGCTAATTGATTATCTTATCACAGATTTCACCATAAAGGTAGAAGATAAAAACGTATTTAAAAGACATGAAATTGAAGTGGTTATAGCTTAA
- a CDS encoding pectate lyase yields the protein MKKLIFNVMLLMVMVACHSNKKSQKADYDDIALADVRQKGQLAFPSAEGYGKYTKGGRGGDVYEVTNLNDNGKGSLRSAVEAEGPRTVVFRVSGNIELESPIRIKNPYITIAGQTAPGDGICFKNHPLSIDADEVIIRYIRIRPGDVSGKDYDAVSSRYVNNIILDHVSASWSIDECMSIYHCSNITVQWCLISESLSGSNHEKGAHGFGGIWGSNYGTYHHNLLAHHSSRNPRMASGSGYTDYRNNVIYNWGYQSLYGGEAHQKGNEKFNFSTFNIVANYYKPGPATKPGEVSYRIANPGFRNKIDDFGKWYVAKNMVEGNEMVSADNWNGGVQTDIVLDSVKIDAPWDAMPIKEQSAEKAYGLVLQEAGARLPKRDPLDTRIIEEVKGGFATYEGKGYKNIVEAVNTSEKTGIIDSQEDVGGWPELKSEPAPKDSDHDGMPDMWENKNGLDPNHAEDRNYTGKDGYTMLELYLNSVR from the coding sequence GTGAAAAAACTAATTTTCAATGTGATGCTTTTAATGGTAATGGTAGCGTGTCATTCAAATAAGAAAAGTCAAAAAGCAGATTATGACGATATTGCTTTGGCTGATGTTAGGCAAAAGGGGCAATTGGCTTTTCCATCGGCAGAAGGCTATGGTAAATATACCAAAGGTGGAAGAGGTGGTGATGTTTATGAAGTCACTAATTTAAATGACAATGGTAAAGGAAGTTTAAGATCGGCTGTTGAGGCAGAAGGGCCACGTACAGTTGTTTTTAGGGTGTCTGGGAATATAGAGTTGGAAAGCCCAATCCGGATTAAAAACCCTTACATTACCATTGCTGGTCAAACCGCACCGGGCGACGGTATTTGTTTTAAAAACCACCCTTTAAGCATCGATGCCGATGAGGTAATTATTCGTTATATTAGGATAAGGCCGGGCGATGTGTCTGGTAAAGATTACGATGCGGTATCTTCAAGATATGTTAACAACATTATTTTAGACCATGTTTCAGCAAGCTGGAGTATTGACGAATGCATGTCTATTTACCATTGTAGTAACATTACAGTGCAGTGGTGCCTTATTTCCGAAAGTTTAAGCGGCTCTAATCACGAAAAGGGCGCTCATGGTTTTGGAGGCATCTGGGGTTCTAATTATGGAACATATCATCACAATTTATTGGCCCACCATTCCAGTCGTAATCCTCGAATGGCATCAGGTTCTGGATATACCGACTACAGAAATAATGTAATCTATAATTGGGGGTATCAAAGTTTATATGGTGGAGAGGCACACCAAAAGGGCAATGAAAAATTCAATTTCTCAACCTTCAATATTGTAGCCAACTATTACAAACCGGGGCCTGCTACAAAACCGGGTGAAGTCTCTTATAGAATTGCCAATCCAGGTTTTAGGAATAAAATTGATGATTTTGGTAAATGGTATGTTGCAAAGAATATGGTAGAAGGAAATGAAATGGTTTCAGCCGATAACTGGAATGGCGGTGTACAAACCGATATTGTTTTAGATAGTGTTAAAATCGATGCACCTTGGGATGCCATGCCCATAAAAGAACAATCTGCGGAAAAGGCTTATGGACTCGTGTTGCAGGAAGCTGGTGCAAGATTACCTAAAAGAGACCCGCTAGATACTCGTATAATTGAAGAAGTTAAGGGTGGTTTTGCAACTTATGAAGGAAAGGGATATAAAAATATTGTTGAAGCTGTTAACACTTCCGAAAAGACAGGAATCATTGATTCGCAAGAGGATGTAGGAGGCTGGCCAGAGTTAAAAAGTGAACCGGCCCCAAAAGATTCCGACCATGACGGCATGCCTGACATGTGGGAAAACAAAAACGGGCTCGACCCAAATCATGCCGAGGATAGAAACTATACAGGCAAGGATGGGTATACTATGCTAGAATTATATTTAAATAGTGTACGTTAA
- a CDS encoding glycoside hydrolase family 88 protein, with protein MKRHFVINLVLIIVFTTTICAQQKLSGRIPEYEIPYTMPSVEIVKEVLNKIRAYYEQSSNQTIINSKTGNQITDFKSFNINAVPSKGLSSEWSYTHGVVLSAFEYIDNVLDDDAFFSNNIKFYDYVVDNLPYFKENKGKIHKEKIGGWGRILNFHALDDCGSISAAMIKTYLKHKNNKYLPLIYRTADHISNNQYRLDDGTLARNRPQYQSVWADDMYMSVPFLVNMGVLTGDHKYFDDAVKQVLQMASYLYIEKEEIFDHGWNVTSGDYDPRFYWGRANGWVLMSMAEVLSVLPEGYKGREKVLHLYRSMVRSLANLQDGTGFWHNLLDKTDTYLETSCTAMFTFAIAKGINEGWINYVYGPIALTGWNATQTRVLDNGAVDGTCEGTTFAHDNTYYYHRGRSVYATHGYGPVLYAGAEIIRLIQNDKIEIKPTKSNSRNSTFHFLLKSEWPKE; from the coding sequence ATGAAAAGACATTTCGTAATAAACCTTGTGTTAATTATTGTTTTTACCACAACAATTTGTGCACAGCAAAAATTAAGTGGTAGAATTCCTGAATATGAAATTCCGTATACCATGCCGAGTGTTGAGATTGTGAAGGAAGTGCTGAACAAGATAAGAGCGTATTATGAACAATCTAGTAATCAAACTATAATCAACTCCAAAACTGGAAATCAAATAACCGATTTTAAATCGTTCAATATTAATGCTGTACCGTCAAAAGGATTGTCTAGTGAGTGGTCTTATACGCATGGTGTGGTGCTTTCGGCTTTTGAGTATATTGATAATGTACTTGACGACGATGCGTTCTTCAGTAACAATATAAAGTTTTATGACTATGTAGTTGATAATTTACCGTATTTTAAGGAAAATAAGGGCAAGATTCATAAAGAAAAAATTGGAGGGTGGGGTAGAATTTTAAATTTCCATGCATTGGATGACTGTGGGTCTATTTCTGCGGCCATGATAAAAACCTATTTAAAACATAAAAACAACAAATACTTGCCTTTAATCTACCGTACGGCAGATCATATTTCAAACAATCAATACCGTTTGGATGACGGTACTTTGGCTCGAAACAGGCCGCAATATCAGTCGGTTTGGGCAGACGATATGTATATGAGTGTCCCGTTTTTAGTTAACATGGGTGTGCTTACTGGAGACCACAAATATTTTGACGATGCGGTAAAGCAGGTGCTTCAAATGGCAAGTTATCTGTATATTGAAAAAGAAGAAATTTTCGACCACGGATGGAATGTTACTTCGGGAGATTACGACCCTCGATTTTATTGGGGGCGCGCCAATGGATGGGTGTTAATGTCTATGGCAGAAGTTTTAAGTGTATTGCCTGAAGGGTATAAAGGACGCGAAAAAGTGTTACACTTGTACCGTTCTATGGTTCGTAGTTTAGCCAATCTCCAAGATGGAACGGGCTTTTGGCATAATTTATTGGATAAAACCGACACCTATTTAGAAACCTCATGCACGGCCATGTTTACGTTTGCTATAGCCAAAGGGATTAACGAAGGTTGGATTAATTATGTTTACGGTCCAATAGCTTTAACTGGTTGGAATGCTACTCAGACAAGGGTTTTAGATAATGGCGCCGTTGACGGTACTTGCGAAGGCACTACATTTGCCCACGATAACACCTATTATTATCATCGTGGAAGAAGTGTTTACGCTACCCATGGTTATGGTCCGGTACTTTATGCGGGGGCCGAAATTATTCGTCTCATACAAAACGATAAAATAGAAATAAAACCAACAAAAAGTAATTCGCGTAATAGTACGTTTCATTTTCTTTTAAAAAGTGAATGGCCAAAAGAATAA
- a CDS encoding DUF1593 domain-containing protein → MNNFIKQQSFRIVVLIFFGMLYGCGETQPKKAQPRILISTDIGGTDADDNQSMIHLLMYANEFQIEGLVSTSFQTGTTNNIFEMINLYEKDFPKLRAHAPDLPNPDDLRAVTKQGATKEAPYKGYRESSEGSDWIINCAKKQSDQPLWVLVWGGIEDVAQALHDAPEIEDKIRVYWIGGPNKKWGANAYAYIAENHPNLWMIENNATYRGWFMDSESPEHLKANAFFENHIKNVGNMGTDFMNYYEGRIKMGDTPSLAYVMSGNPDDPTTESWGGEFVKINHSSRTIFEGKSTIADTVKAYGIQEWRFKGPELDIPQDSVCFTMEISNQIWPGYYLGNGVYATRYSSKKPETANYKTSSTIPELDGHTGQYVSIKPWPGKKDKDDYVLGENWYGDRPDDDLFLKDQQGAKTISKHREAFLMDWAKRWKWLNN, encoded by the coding sequence ATGAATAATTTTATTAAGCAACAATCTTTTCGGATTGTGGTTTTGATTTTCTTCGGAATGCTGTATGGTTGTGGGGAAACTCAACCTAAAAAAGCTCAACCTCGAATTTTAATTAGTACCGATATTGGGGGTACGGACGCTGACGACAATCAGTCGATGATTCATCTATTGATGTACGCTAACGAATTTCAAATTGAGGGATTGGTGTCCACTTCTTTCCAAACGGGCACTACTAATAATATTTTTGAAATGATTAATCTTTATGAAAAAGATTTTCCGAAGTTAAGAGCACATGCTCCAGATTTGCCCAATCCAGATGACTTAAGGGCTGTAACCAAACAAGGCGCCACTAAAGAGGCACCGTATAAAGGGTATCGTGAATCTTCCGAAGGATCGGATTGGATAATTAACTGCGCGAAAAAGCAAAGCGACCAACCGCTATGGGTGCTGGTTTGGGGCGGTATTGAAGATGTGGCCCAAGCACTGCACGATGCTCCTGAAATTGAAGATAAAATAAGGGTGTACTGGATTGGCGGTCCGAATAAAAAGTGGGGAGCCAATGCGTATGCCTACATTGCCGAAAATCATCCGAACCTTTGGATGATTGAAAATAACGCCACGTATCGGGGCTGGTTTATGGATTCGGAATCTCCAGAACACTTAAAGGCCAATGCCTTTTTTGAAAACCATATTAAAAATGTGGGCAACATGGGCACCGATTTTATGAATTACTACGAAGGGCGTATTAAAATGGGTGATACACCGTCATTGGCCTATGTTATGAGTGGGAATCCCGATGATCCGACTACCGAAAGTTGGGGTGGTGAATTTGTTAAAATCAACCACAGTTCGCGTACCATTTTTGAAGGTAAAAGTACGATTGCTGATACCGTAAAAGCGTACGGCATTCAAGAATGGCGTTTTAAAGGGCCAGAATTGGATATTCCTCAGGATTCTGTATGCTTTACAATGGAAATTTCAAACCAAATTTGGCCTGGGTATTATTTGGGCAACGGTGTTTACGCCACCAGATATTCATCCAAAAAACCAGAAACAGCCAATTATAAAACCTCGAGTACCATCCCTGAATTGGATGGCCATACTGGACAATATGTAAGCATCAAACCATGGCCGGGTAAAAAAGATAAGGACGATTATGTTTTGGGTGAAAACTGGTATGGTGACCGCCCAGACGATGATTTATTTTTAAAAGACCAGCAAGGGGCGAAAACCATTTCGAAACATCGTGAAGCCTTTTTAATGGATTGGGCAAAACGCTGGAAATGGCTTAACAATTAA
- a CDS encoding bile acid:sodium symporter family protein produces the protein MRKYVFYFAILLIFTSCIGWLLDVVWLSKLGLVLGLSCLSVGVGALKSLSGYQYTFWIVTAVAAGLVYPNTFLNIGGIDLRNKWLILIIIQLVMFGMGTQMSIKDFVGIKKSGRGVLVGLLCQFTIMPIVGFIIAKVFSFEPEIAAGIVLIGSCSSGLASNVMTYIAKGDLVLSVTVTAISTLTAPLMTTFLMKMFAGTFIEIDFFSMMMNIVKIVLVPLTAAMIHDALKIYGHKIQNTIKTISILCGLWLLFMIFFGANIIGEANAGIEILNFLCAAFVVGVLYHYLYKELPKVDDFMPLFSMFGIVYFTLVTTAAGRDNLIEIGVLLFFAAILHNSAGYIFGYWISRAGGLDKKQSQTIAFEVGLQNGGMASGLAGAMGKLATLGLAAAVFSPWMNISGSVLANYWRKQREKNTSE, from the coding sequence ATGCGTAAATACGTCTTCTATTTTGCTATTCTTTTAATTTTCACTTCTTGTATTGGATGGCTTTTGGACGTCGTTTGGCTCAGTAAACTGGGATTGGTTTTAGGCTTGTCTTGTCTTTCTGTAGGTGTAGGTGCTTTAAAATCGCTTTCTGGTTACCAATATACGTTTTGGATTGTTACTGCTGTAGCGGCAGGACTGGTCTATCCCAATACTTTTTTAAATATTGGTGGCATCGATTTGCGTAATAAATGGCTCATTTTAATAATTATTCAATTAGTAATGTTTGGAATGGGCACCCAAATGAGCATTAAAGATTTTGTGGGCATTAAAAAGTCAGGCCGAGGTGTTTTGGTAGGCTTGCTTTGTCAGTTTACCATTATGCCCATCGTTGGTTTTATAATAGCAAAAGTATTTAGTTTTGAACCAGAAATAGCTGCAGGAATTGTGCTTATTGGTTCGTGCAGTAGCGGATTGGCTTCTAACGTAATGACCTATATTGCTAAAGGTGATTTGGTTTTATCGGTTACGGTTACGGCCATTTCAACGTTAACGGCACCACTTATGACGACATTTTTGATGAAAATGTTCGCTGGAACCTTCATTGAAATTGATTTTTTCAGCATGATGATGAATATAGTAAAAATCGTTTTGGTGCCATTAACGGCCGCTATGATTCATGATGCCTTGAAAATCTATGGACATAAGATTCAAAATACTATAAAAACGATTTCCATTCTTTGTGGCTTATGGTTGTTGTTTATGATATTCTTTGGCGCCAATATTATTGGAGAAGCCAATGCAGGCATCGAAATTTTAAACTTTCTATGCGCTGCTTTTGTAGTAGGGGTTCTTTATCATTATTTATACAAAGAGCTACCCAAGGTTGACGATTTTATGCCGTTGTTCTCTATGTTTGGTATTGTTTATTTTACTTTGGTCACTACGGCGGCAGGCCGGGATAATTTAATCGAAATAGGTGTTTTACTATTTTTTGCAGCTATACTTCATAATTCTGCTGGTTATATCTTTGGGTATTGGATAAGTCGTGCCGGTGGTTTGGATAAAAAACAAAGCCAAACCATAGCTTTTGAAGTAGGTTTGCAAAACGGTGGAATGGCTTCAGGACTGGCAGGAGCTATGGGTAAATTGGCTACTTTAGGCTTGGCTGCTGCGGTGTTTAGCCCGTGGATGAACATTTCTGGGTCTGTATTGGCGAATTATTGGCGGAAGCAACGCGAGAAAAACACATCAGAATAA
- a CDS encoding aspartate/glutamate racemase family protein yields the protein MKGKTLGFVHTSATLVPLFQQLTNDYLKNVDTFNIVDDSLIKDVIKKGELKPNTAARVVQHVQAAEDAGADVILVTCSSIGVAIETAATLSTVPVIRVDQAMADEAVKTSNKIGVIATLPTTLEPTTDLVKRRAELAGKNVNITSKLCDGAFEALMSGDGAKHDEMVASALKELMKEVDVIVLAQASMSRVVDGLSDDEKVVPILASPAIAMKKLSEDYF from the coding sequence ATGAAGGGAAAAACATTAGGATTTGTGCATACATCGGCAACATTAGTGCCTTTGTTTCAGCAACTAACTAACGACTATTTAAAAAACGTCGACACATTCAATATTGTTGACGACAGTTTGATTAAAGATGTTATTAAAAAAGGCGAATTAAAGCCCAATACAGCAGCACGTGTGGTTCAGCACGTGCAAGCGGCCGAAGACGCCGGTGCCGATGTTATTTTGGTAACCTGTTCGTCTATTGGCGTTGCCATTGAAACAGCAGCTACTTTGAGTACGGTACCTGTAATTCGCGTGGATCAAGCGATGGCTGATGAAGCCGTAAAAACCAGTAATAAAATAGGAGTGATAGCAACATTGCCAACCACTTTAGAGCCGACCACCGATTTGGTAAAGCGCAGAGCGGAATTGGCTGGAAAAAACGTTAACATTACCTCTAAATTATGTGATGGTGCCTTTGAAGCGTTAATGAGCGGAGACGGTGCAAAGCATGATGAGATGGTAGCTTCTGCTTTAAAAGAATTAATGAAAGAGGTCGATGTGATTGTTTTGGCGCAAGCCTCGATGTCTCGTGTAGTTGATGGATTAAGTGACGATGAAAAAGTCGTGCCTATTTTGGCCAGTCCAGCCATTGCCATGAAAAAACTGTCGGAAGATTATTTTTAA
- a CDS encoding ribulose-bisphosphate carboxylase large subunit family protein, translated as MERIFAEYYIETPYDVEHAAAVLAGEQSSGTFVSVPGETEELKQRFAARVEDLQLLDVADNPSIPGNSILGKKYQRAKVKVSWSIENFGYNLPVMVSTLQGNLYEISQFTGLKLMDLDVPDSFKKHYSGPKYGIKGSKASCGVGDRPMIGTIIKPSIGMSVAETAKLVGSLIEAGIDFIKDDELMGSAANSPFEERVKAIMKVICDSEQKTGRKVMYAFNISDEIDQMQRNYDTVVKEGGSCAMISINSVGLAGTKKICDRGELAIHGHRNGWGMLNRHPLLGIEFPAYQKIQRLAGVDQLHVNGIQNKFWESDDSVVTSIKSCLMPMFGDDKILPVVSSGQWGGQAFETYRRTQTTDLLYMAGGGILAHPMGPKAGVTALQQAWKGAVDGLSLEETAKKHEEFAASVKKFSK; from the coding sequence ATGGAAAGAATTTTTGCAGAATATTATATTGAAACACCGTACGATGTAGAACATGCAGCAGCGGTTTTGGCCGGCGAACAATCGTCGGGCACCTTTGTTTCCGTTCCAGGTGAAACGGAAGAATTAAAGCAACGTTTTGCGGCGCGTGTGGAGGATTTACAATTGCTTGATGTAGCCGATAATCCTTCCATCCCCGGAAATAGTATCCTAGGGAAAAAATACCAACGGGCTAAAGTTAAGGTGAGCTGGTCGATTGAAAATTTTGGTTACAATCTGCCTGTTATGGTAAGTACCTTACAGGGTAATTTGTATGAAATCAGTCAGTTTACAGGATTAAAATTAATGGATTTAGACGTGCCAGATTCGTTTAAAAAACATTATTCGGGGCCAAAATATGGAATAAAAGGGTCAAAAGCATCCTGTGGTGTTGGCGATAGACCGATGATCGGAACGATTATCAAACCCAGCATTGGTATGTCGGTCGCTGAAACAGCCAAATTGGTAGGTTCGCTTATTGAAGCCGGTATTGATTTTATAAAGGATGATGAGTTGATGGGCTCGGCGGCCAATTCACCTTTTGAGGAGCGTGTAAAAGCTATCATGAAAGTGATTTGTGATAGTGAGCAGAAAACAGGAAGAAAGGTGATGTATGCCTTCAATATATCAGATGAAATCGACCAAATGCAACGTAACTATGATACGGTTGTAAAGGAAGGCGGTAGTTGCGCCATGATAAGTATCAATAGTGTAGGCTTGGCAGGAACAAAAAAAATATGCGATAGAGGTGAACTCGCCATCCACGGACACCGTAATGGTTGGGGTATGTTGAACAGGCACCCATTGTTGGGAATTGAGTTTCCAGCTTACCAAAAAATTCAGCGATTGGCAGGGGTAGATCAACTGCACGTTAATGGTATTCAAAATAAATTTTGGGAATCGGACGATTCGGTAGTAACCTCCATAAAATCATGTTTAATGCCGATGTTTGGCGATGATAAAATTTTGCCAGTGGTATCTTCTGGTCAGTGGGGTGGACAAGCATTTGAAACTTACAGACGAACACAAACTACCGATTTGCTCTATATGGCGGGTGGCGGCATTTTAGCGCATCCTATGGGGCCAAAAGCAGGAGTAACGGCCTTGCAACAAGCTTGGAAAGGCGCAGTGGACGGTTTGTCTCTAGAGGAAACCGCAAAAAAACATGAAGAATTTGCTGCTTCGGTAAAGAAATTTTCTAAATAA